From the Streptomyces sp. SN-593 genome, the window TCCCAGGGAAGGTGCGCATGCCGCGATCGACAGGCGGTGCCGGTGACGGCACCGCCACCGTCCCGGCCGCAGAGGACGGCACCCTGCTGAGTATCGGCGCGGTGCTGTCCCGGCTGCGGGACGAGTTCCCCGAGGTCACCATCTCCAAGATCCGCTTCCTGGAGGCGGAGGGGCTGGTGGAGCCGCAGCGCACCCCCTCGGGGTACCGGAAGTTCGGTGTCGCGGACGTGGAGCGGCTCGCCTACGTGCTGCGGGTGCAGCGGGACCACTACCTGCCCCTGCGGGTGATCCGCGAGCACCTGGACGCCCTCGACCGGGGCGAGCCGGTGGCGCTGCCGGGCCCCGGCGAGTCCCGCGGGGTGCTGGACGGCTCCATGGAGCCCGAGGAGCCCGCCCGGATGCGGATCGGCCGCGACGAGCTGCTGGCCGCCACCGGGGCCGGCGGGGACGCCCTCGCCGAGTGGGAGTCCTACGGGCTGGTCCTGCCGGACGCCGACGGCGGCTACGCCGCGGACGCGGTGAACGTGGCCCGGCTGATCGTGGACCTCGGGCGTTTCGGACTGGAGCCGCGCCACCTGCGCGCGGTGAAGGCCGCCGCCGACCGGGAGGCGGGCCTGGTCGAGCAGGTGGTGGCGCCGCTGCGCCGGCACCGCAACCCGCAGACCCGGCTGCACGCCGAGGCGACCGCCCGGGAGCTCGCCATGCTGTCGGTGCGGCTGCACGCCGCGATGGTGCAGTCGGCGCTGCGGGTCCGACTGGACTGATCGCGGCCGCGCGTCCCCGGTCCGGCCGCACGGTTCGGCCCCTCGGTCCGGGCACGAGCGGTCCGGTTCCACGCCCCGCCCCCCGGCCCGGTTCCGCGGGTCCGACGGCGGGCACCGGCGGCCGGCCGACCTGCGCCGCGCCGCCCCTCCCGGCGTCGGATTTCGGTCGGATCGCGGCCGGAACCGCGGCCCGGAGCGGCATCCGCGGGGGCGAACCGCCTGGCGGAGGCGGGTTCCGGAACGCCTCGGAGCCGCGCCCGGCGGCTGCCCGACTACCCAAACCCCGCAGGCACGGCCTAGGGTTGCTGGTGTGAACGAGCTCGACGTTGTGGGTGTCCGGGTCGAAATGCCCTCCAACCAACCGATCGTGCTCCTGCGTGAAGTAGGAGGCGACCGGTACCTGCCCATCTGGATCGGGCCGGGAGAGGCGACGGCCATCGCTTTCGCGCAGCAGGGCATGACGCCTGCGCGACCGCTGACTCACGACCTCTTCAAGGACGTGCTCGAGGCGGTGGGACAGACGCTGACGGAGGTGCGCATCACCGACCTGAGGGACGGCGTGTTCTATGCGGAGCTGGTCTTCGCCGGCGGGGTGGAGGTCAGTGCCCGCCCGTCCGACGCCATAGCGCTCGCCCTGCGCACCGGCACGCCGATCTACGGCAGCGACGGTGTGCTGGACGACGCGGGGATCGCGATCCCGGACGAGCAGGAGGACGAGGTGGAGAAGTTCCGCGAGTTCCTCGACCAGATCTCGCCCGAGGACTTCGGGACCAGCAACCAGTAGGCTCCGCCGGTCGGCGGGGCCGTGGGGACCGGTAGGACGCGAGCGGCAGACCGGTCGCCACCTGGCGCGGGCCGCGACCGCGCGCAGGACGACGCCCGGACGGGCGCGGCGCGACCGGGTGACGCCCGCCCGGGGCGGACGCGCCATACCGCCCCCAAAGGGGGCAAGGTTGCCGCCATGCAGCCATTCGGAACTGTGTTCCCGCTGTGCGCTCGGAGCAAACCACTCCTGGGGTGAATTTCACTCGGCGTGCCGAGCGTGGCGATCGTTGACGCACGTGTGACGACTGCCTACCGTCAGAAGGGAAAGTCCGGTGGCACGTGCGCGCGGCCAGCGGACGCGAAGGGGACGGAGGGCGTCGTGAGAAGTACCGGCGACGGTTTGGCGACCGGCGGCCCGTATCCGGCCCGGGGGGCGCTCGCCCCCGCGGCGGTGGGCGCGGACGGCGGCCCACCGGCCGAGACGCCGTCCGAGCAGGTCGGCTACCGCGGCCCGGCGGCATGTGCCGCCACCGGCATCACCTACCGCCAGTTGGACTACTGGGCCCGCACCGGCCTGGTCGAGCCCAGCGTCCGCCCGGCCTACGGATCGGGCACCCAGCGGCTGTACGGCTTCTCCGACGTCGTCGTGCTCAAGATCGTCAAGCGGCTGCTCGACACCGGTGTCTCCCTCCAGAACATCCGCACCGCCGTCCAGCACCTGCGCTCGGTCGGCCCCGGCGAGCTGGCCCGGATGACGCTGATGAGCGACGGCGCGACCGTCTACGAGTGCACGTCGCCCGACGAGGTGGTCCAGCTCCTCCAGGGCGGCCAGGGCATCTTCGGGATCGCGGTCGGCGTGGTGTGGCGCGACGTGGAGAGCGCGCTGTCCCAGATGCACGGCGAGCGCGTGGACACCGGCGAGACCCTGGTCGGGCACAACCCGGCCGACGAGCTGGCCCGCCGCCGCAACAAGGCGGTCTGAAGCACCCGGGTCCGAGGGCGTCCGGCCGCCCGACCCGCCGTCGCCGTACACGTGTACGGCTGATGTCGGCGGTATGCGGGACGCTGGAGGTGTGAGAAGTGCGCCGACGATCCTCCACCTGGACATGGACGCGTTCTTCGCCGCGGTCGAGCAGGCGTCCAAGCCCAGCCTGCGGGGCAAGCCGGTGGTGGTCGGCGGCCTGGGACCCCGCGGTGTGGTCTCGACCGCGTCCTACGAGGCACGCGTGCACGGCGTCCACTCCGCCATGGCCATGGCGCACGCCCGCCGGCTCGCCCCCCACGCGGCCTACCTCGTGCCGCGCTTCGGCATCTACCGCCAGATCAGCGAGATCGTCATGGCCCTGCTGCGCGAGGCATCACCCCTGATAGAGCCCCTGAGCGTCGACGAGGCGTTCGTCGACCTGGAGGCGGGCGGGCACGCCGGCGACCCGAGGGCCGTGGCCCGCGGGCTGCGCGCCGACATCAGGGCCGCCACCGGCCTGACCGCCTCGGTCGGGCTGGCCGGCTCCAAGCTGCTCGCCAAGATCGCCTCGGAGAAGGCCAAGCCGGACGGCCTGGTGGTGGTCGAGCCCGGCACCGAGCGGGCGCTGCTGGACCCGATGCCGGTGCGCACCCTGCCGGGGGTCGGCCCGGCCACCGCCGAGCACCTGCGCAGGGCCGGCATCCTCACCGTCGCCGAGATCTCCCGGGCCGGCGAGGGCGAGCTGGTCCGGCTGCTCGGGAAGGCCCACGGCGCCGGCCTGCACGCCATGGCCGCCGGTGTCGACAACCGCCCCGTCGTCGCCGACCGCGACGTCAAGTCCATCTCGGTCGAGGACACCTTCGACACCGATCTGACCGACCG encodes:
- a CDS encoding DNA polymerase IV — translated: MRSAPTILHLDMDAFFAAVEQASKPSLRGKPVVVGGLGPRGVVSTASYEARVHGVHSAMAMAHARRLAPHAAYLVPRFGIYRQISEIVMALLREASPLIEPLSVDEAFVDLEAGGHAGDPRAVARGLRADIRAATGLTASVGLAGSKLLAKIASEKAKPDGLVVVEPGTERALLDPMPVRTLPGVGPATAEHLRRAGILTVAEISRAGEGELVRLLGKAHGAGLHAMAAGVDNRPVVADRDVKSISVEDTFDTDLTDRAHVRYEIDRLAERCVQRLRGAGRSGRTVVVKVRRYDFSTLTRSETLRAPTDDPAVVRETARRLAEAVDTTGGVRLLGVGVAGLADFTQEDLFAHAESELALHGGSDQGVPEPLPSSPPPAPERANRWLPGHDVVHEVHGAGWVQGSGVGRVTVRFEVPSDSRPGRVRTFPVDDPALSRSDPLPLAAQREHGPPGAPGTRHVSEAAPDPQDAPAARETP
- a CDS encoding MerR family transcriptional regulator; the protein is MPRSTGGAGDGTATVPAAEDGTLLSIGAVLSRLRDEFPEVTISKIRFLEAEGLVEPQRTPSGYRKFGVADVERLAYVLRVQRDHYLPLRVIREHLDALDRGEPVALPGPGESRGVLDGSMEPEEPARMRIGRDELLAATGAGGDALAEWESYGLVLPDADGGYAADAVNVARLIVDLGRFGLEPRHLRAVKAAADREAGLVEQVVAPLRRHRNPQTRLHAEATARELAMLSVRLHAAMVQSALRVRLD
- a CDS encoding bifunctional nuclease family protein, with translation MNELDVVGVRVEMPSNQPIVLLREVGGDRYLPIWIGPGEATAIAFAQQGMTPARPLTHDLFKDVLEAVGQTLTEVRITDLRDGVFYAELVFAGGVEVSARPSDAIALALRTGTPIYGSDGVLDDAGIAIPDEQEDEVEKFREFLDQISPEDFGTSNQ
- a CDS encoding MerR family transcriptional regulator produces the protein MRSTGDGLATGGPYPARGALAPAAVGADGGPPAETPSEQVGYRGPAACAATGITYRQLDYWARTGLVEPSVRPAYGSGTQRLYGFSDVVVLKIVKRLLDTGVSLQNIRTAVQHLRSVGPGELARMTLMSDGATVYECTSPDEVVQLLQGGQGIFGIAVGVVWRDVESALSQMHGERVDTGETLVGHNPADELARRRNKAV